A window of the Bacteroides thetaiotaomicron VPI-5482 genome harbors these coding sequences:
- the tsaD gene encoding tRNA (adenosine(37)-N6)-threonylcarbamoyltransferase complex transferase subunit TsaD codes for MSAIILGIESSCDDTSAAVIKDGYLLSNVVSSQAVHEAYGGVVPELASRAHQQNIVPVVHEALKRAGVTKEELSAVAFTRGPGLMGSLLVGVSFAKGFARSLGIPLIDVNHLTGHVLAHFIKAEGEENIQPKFPFLCLLVSGGNSQIILVKAYNDMEILGQTIDDAAGEAIDKCSKVMGLGYPGGPIIDKLARQGNPKAYTFSKPHIPGLDYSFSGLKTSFLYSLRDWMKDDPDFIEHHKVDLAASLEATVVDILMDKLRKAAKEYKIKEVAVAGGVSANNGLRNSFREHAEKYGWNIFIPKFSYTTDNAAMIAITGYFKYLDKDFCSIDLPAYSRVTL; via the coding sequence ATGAGTGCAATAATATTAGGAATTGAATCCTCCTGTGATGATACGTCGGCAGCCGTAATCAAGGATGGTTATCTGCTGTCAAATGTGGTATCAAGTCAAGCCGTACATGAAGCATACGGCGGAGTAGTACCCGAATTAGCTTCACGGGCACATCAACAAAATATCGTTCCTGTGGTACACGAAGCACTGAAACGGGCAGGGGTTACCAAAGAAGAACTGAGCGCGGTAGCTTTCACACGTGGACCGGGATTGATGGGATCTTTACTTGTAGGCGTCTCTTTCGCCAAAGGATTCGCACGTTCACTCGGTATTCCTTTGATAGATGTTAATCATCTGACAGGGCATGTCTTAGCTCATTTTATTAAAGCAGAAGGAGAAGAAAATATCCAACCGAAATTCCCGTTCCTTTGCCTGTTGGTATCCGGAGGAAACTCACAGATTATATTGGTAAAAGCCTATAATGATATGGAAATTCTCGGTCAGACGATTGATGACGCTGCCGGAGAAGCAATCGATAAATGTTCTAAAGTGATGGGTCTCGGATATCCGGGCGGACCGATCATTGACAAACTGGCACGTCAAGGCAATCCGAAAGCGTATACTTTCAGCAAACCGCATATTCCGGGGCTGGACTACAGTTTCAGCGGACTGAAAACTTCTTTCCTATACTCCTTGCGTGACTGGATGAAAGACGATCCCGATTTCATCGAGCATCATAAAGTGGATTTGGCCGCCTCTCTGGAAGCAACTGTTGTAGACATTCTGATGGACAAACTGCGGAAAGCTGCCAAAGAATATAAAATAAAAGAAGTAGCCGTAGCCGGAGGAGTCTCTGCCAATAACGGATTGCGTAACTCTTTCCGAGAACACGCTGAAAAGTATGGCTGGAATATTTTTATTCCTAAATTCAGCTATACGACCGACAATGCAGCCATGATTGCCATTACCGGATACTTCAAGTATCTGGATAAAGACTTCTGCTCCATTGATCTTCCGGCTTATTCCCGTGTCACATTATAA
- a CDS encoding translocation/assembly module TamB domain-containing protein yields MSVFIAKELSEVLNTRLTIGKINIGLLNRIIIDDVLLDDQSGKEMLKVTRLSAKFDILPFFKGKISISSVQLFGFTINLNKETPDSPPNFKFVLDAFASKDTVKKESSLDLRINSVLIRRGRMAYHVLSEEKTPGKFNAKHVQLQNIIANISLKAMSRDSLNLGIKRLSFDEKASGFSLKKMSLKLVANDKRTNIENFAIELPETSLKMDTIHLVYDSLKAFDQFSEKVHFSFRTLPSQITLKDISPFVPILAHFKEPITLDMQVKGTVDQLTCSHLEITADDRQFRLSGDVSLQELSSPQDAYVYGKLSELSANNRGVGFLVRNLSSNYNGVPPLLERLGDIDFRGEISGYFTDLVTYGQLRTGLGNVKTDLKLSSDKAKGLFAYSGAVKTEEFELGKLLNNEKFGEITFNLDVHGRHIEKQLPAVELKGLIASVEYSRYKYENITLDGEYKQGGFNGKIALDDPNGSIYLNGDVNVTSKVPTFNFLAVVDKFRPNDLNLTPDYQDAEFSLKVKANFTGGSIDEMIGEINVDSLEFRAPDKEYFMKNMNVRATRQDNENQLKLTSEFLTANIAGKFQYHTLPASIFNIMRRYVPSLILPPKKPIETNNNFAFDVHIYNTDILSTIFDVPLTVYTHSTLKGYFNDALQRLRVEGYFPRLQYKNNFIESGMILCENPSDHISAKVRLTSLKKNGAVNLSLEAQAKEDKVSTTLNWGNNAIATYSGKLAAVAQFLRTAGEKPLLKAMVDVKQTDVILNDTLWQIHPSQVVVDSGKVDVNNFYFSHHDRYVRINGRLSDNPADTVKVDLKDINMGYVFDIANISDDVNFEGDATGTAYASSVFKKPVMNTRLFVKNFSLNQGRLGDLNVYGAWDNEKRGIYLDASIQDISPSPSRVIGMIYPLKPESGLDLNIDAHELNLKFLEFYMKSIAQDIKGRGTGKVHFYGKFKGLNLDGAVMTDASMKFDILNTHFAVRDTIHLAPTGLKFNNMHIADMEGHSGTLNGYLRFQHFKNINYRFEIQANNMLLMNTKESTDMPFFGTVYATGNALLAGNAIQGLDVNLAMTTNRNTVFTYINGNVASAASTQFIKFVDKTPRRNIQDSIRVNSYFEQMQQKRQADEEEHQTDIRLNILVDATPDATMKIIMDPIAGDYISAKGTGNIRTEFYNKGDVKMFGNYRISQGIYKFSLQEVIRKDFIIKDGSTITFNGAPLDANMDIQASYTVNSASLNDLNPDVSSIAQQTNVRVNCIMNLSGILLRPTIKLGIELPNERDEIQTLVRNYISTEEQMNMQILYLLGIGKFYTEDAARNNQNSNVMSSVLSSTLSGQLNNALSQVFETNNWNIGTNLSTGDKGWTDMEVEGILSGQLLNNRLLVNGNFGYRDNPMANTNFIGDFEAEWLINRSGDIRLKAYNETNDRYYTKTNLTTQGVGIMYKKDFNKWSDLFFWNKWKLRSKRKREEAEKVQQQQTDSIADDKAKSELKRKRAQE; encoded by the coding sequence ATGAGTGTGTTTATCGCCAAGGAATTGTCCGAGGTGCTGAATACACGCCTGACTATCGGCAAAATAAATATCGGTCTATTAAACCGTATTATCATTGATGATGTGCTGCTTGACGACCAGAGCGGCAAGGAAATGCTCAAAGTAACCCGCTTATCGGCTAAGTTTGATATCCTTCCTTTCTTTAAGGGAAAGATTTCCATTAGCAGTGTCCAGTTATTCGGCTTTACCATCAATCTGAATAAAGAGACTCCCGACTCTCCTCCGAATTTTAAGTTCGTATTGGATGCTTTTGCTTCCAAGGACACTGTAAAAAAGGAAAGTTCGCTGGATTTGCGTATCAATTCCGTTTTGATTCGTCGGGGAAGGATGGCTTATCATGTATTGTCAGAGGAAAAGACTCCCGGAAAGTTTAATGCCAAGCATGTCCAGCTTCAGAATATTATAGCCAATATTTCATTGAAGGCGATGAGCAGGGATTCTTTGAATCTTGGTATCAAGCGTCTGAGCTTCGATGAAAAGGCTTCCGGATTCTCTTTAAAGAAGATGAGTCTGAAATTGGTTGCCAATGATAAACGGACTAATATAGAGAATTTTGCCATTGAGCTGCCCGAAACTTCACTGAAGATGGATACTATTCATTTGGTGTATGACAGTCTGAAGGCTTTTGATCAGTTCTCGGAGAAGGTCCACTTTTCTTTCCGTACGTTACCCTCGCAGATTACTCTGAAAGATATTTCCCCTTTTGTACCTATATTGGCGCATTTCAAGGAACCGATAACGCTGGATATGCAGGTAAAAGGAACGGTCGACCAGCTTACCTGCTCTCATCTGGAGATTACGGCCGACGACCGCCAGTTCCGGCTATCGGGGGATGTATCGCTTCAGGAACTATCGAGTCCGCAGGATGCGTATGTGTACGGGAAGCTTTCCGAACTTTCCGCCAACAATCGTGGTGTCGGTTTTTTGGTGCGTAATCTGAGCAGCAATTACAATGGTGTACCTCCCCTTCTGGAACGTTTGGGGGATATTGATTTCCGTGGAGAGATTTCCGGATACTTCACCGATCTAGTTACTTACGGACAGCTTCGTACCGGGCTTGGTAATGTAAAAACCGACTTAAAGTTAAGTTCCGATAAGGCTAAGGGGCTGTTTGCTTATTCCGGTGCTGTCAAAACAGAAGAGTTTGAACTGGGCAAGTTATTGAATAATGAGAAATTTGGGGAAATCACCTTTAATCTTGATGTACATGGACGGCATATCGAAAAACAGCTTCCTGCTGTAGAGTTGAAGGGATTGATCGCATCTGTGGAATATAGCAGATATAAATATGAGAATATTACGCTGGACGGCGAATACAAGCAAGGCGGATTTAACGGAAAGATAGCGCTGGATGATCCGAATGGGTCTATTTATCTGAACGGAGATGTGAATGTGACATCCAAGGTTCCTACTTTCAATTTCCTTGCCGTTGTCGACAAGTTCCGTCCTAATGATTTAAATCTTACACCTGATTACCAGGATGCGGAGTTCTCTCTGAAGGTAAAAGCTAATTTTACCGGAGGTTCCATTGACGAGATGATTGGAGAAATCAATGTGGACAGTCTGGAGTTCAGGGCACCGGACAAGGAATATTTCATGAAGAACATGAATGTACGGGCTACCCGGCAGGATAATGAAAATCAGCTTAAACTGACTTCTGAATTTCTGACGGCAAACATAGCGGGAAAATTCCAGTACCATACTTTACCGGCAAGTATTTTCAATATCATGCGTCGGTATGTGCCGTCTTTGATATTGCCTCCGAAGAAACCGATAGAGACGAACAATAATTTTGCGTTTGATGTACATATATATAATACGGACATTTTATCTACGATATTTGATGTTCCGTTGACTGTATATACACATTCTACGTTGAAAGGGTATTTTAATGATGCCTTGCAGCGGCTACGTGTGGAAGGCTACTTCCCCCGCCTGCAATATAAAAACAACTTTATCGAGTCGGGTATGATCTTGTGCGAGAATCCTTCGGACCATATCAGTGCGAAGGTGCGGCTGACCAGTCTGAAAAAGAATGGAGCCGTGAATCTTTCTCTGGAAGCACAGGCCAAAGAAGATAAAGTCAGCACGACTCTGAACTGGGGAAATAATGCCATAGCAACTTATAGCGGAAAGTTGGCGGCTGTTGCACAATTCCTGCGTACAGCAGGTGAAAAGCCTTTGCTGAAAGCGATGGTGGATGTGAAACAGACAGACGTTATCTTGAATGATACACTTTGGCAGATACATCCTTCGCAGGTAGTGGTGGACTCGGGCAAGGTGGATGTGAATAATTTCTATTTCAGCCATCATGACCGTTATGTGCGTATCAATGGGCGGCTTTCCGACAATCCGGCAGATACCGTAAAAGTGGACCTGAAAGACATTAATATGGGATACGTATTTGATATTGCAAACATATCCGATGACGTAAACTTTGAAGGAGATGCTACGGGAACAGCATATGCCAGCAGCGTGTTCAAGAAACCTGTGATGAATACCCGCCTCTTCGTCAAGAACTTCTCGCTCAATCAGGGCCGTTTAGGTGATTTGAACGTATATGGCGCCTGGGATAATGAGAAAAGAGGAATCTATCTGGATGCTTCCATTCAGGATATATCACCGTCACCATCGCGAGTCATCGGTATGATCTACCCGTTGAAACCGGAAAGCGGACTCGATCTGAATATCGATGCCCATGAACTGAACTTGAAGTTCCTCGAATTTTATATGAAATCAATAGCACAGGATATAAAAGGACGGGGAACGGGAAAAGTACATTTTTACGGAAAGTTCAAGGGATTGAATCTAGATGGGGCTGTTATGACGGATGCTTCCATGAAGTTTGATATTCTGAATACCCACTTTGCCGTTAGAGATACGATTCATTTGGCTCCTACCGGATTGAAATTCAATAATATGCATATTGCCGATATGGAAGGGCATTCGGGAACCTTGAACGGGTATCTGCGTTTCCAGCATTTCAAGAATATAAATTACCGTTTTGAGATACAGGCTAATAATATGCTCTTGATGAATACGAAGGAATCGACGGATATGCCATTCTTTGGAACGGTATATGCTACGGGAAATGCGTTGCTTGCAGGGAATGCGATACAGGGACTGGACGTAAATCTCGCCATGACGACCAACCGGAATACGGTATTCACCTATATCAACGGAAATGTGGCGTCGGCTGCCAGCACCCAGTTTATAAAGTTTGTAGATAAAACGCCCCGTCGAAACATTCAGGATTCCATTCGGGTAAATTCCTATTTTGAGCAGATGCAACAGAAGCGTCAGGCGGACGAAGAAGAGCATCAGACAGATATTCGTTTGAATATTCTAGTAGATGCTACACCCGATGCCACCATGAAAATTATTATGGACCCTATAGCCGGAGACTACATCAGTGCGAAGGGAACAGGAAACATACGCACGGAGTTTTATAATAAAGGGGATGTGAAGATGTTTGGTAATTACCGGATCAGTCAGGGAATATATAAGTTCAGTTTGCAGGAAGTGATTCGCAAGGATTTTATCATCAAAGATGGAAGTACGATTACTTTCAACGGCGCTCCTTTGGATGCGAATATGGATATTCAGGCATCATACACGGTAAACTCCGCTTCACTGAACGACTTGAATCCGGATGTTTCCTCCATTGCCCAGCAGACTAATGTACGGGTAAACTGTATCATGAATCTGAGTGGGATTTTACTGCGGCCGACCATTAAGCTGGGTATCGAGCTTCCGAATGAAAGAGATGAAATTCAGACGTTGGTGCGCAATTATATCAGTACGGAAGAGCAGATGAATATGCAGATTCTTTATCTGCTGGGTATCGGTAAGTTCTATACGGAAGATGCTGCACGGAACAATCAGAACTCGAACGTGATGTCATCGGTACTCTCTTCTACTCTGTCCGGTCAGTTGAATAATGCCTTATCTCAGGTTTTTGAGACTAA
- a CDS encoding IS3 family transposase — MVSLCKLFGVTKQAFYKYVDHSTDSSARERFVLEFVKRVRSKDPGIGGMKLWLMYRNEFGTSQAFVGRDCFCAILSKYKLTIRKRFRAPRTTDSSHHLPQYPDLTRTLLLEHPDQLWVSDITYITIWLPDGSYVFCYLSLVTDAYTKEIIGYCVGDTLGSCYTVEALEMAVRRIAAKEIKGLIHHSDRGVQYASADYIAILRHNGILPSMTEDGNPKDNAIAERVNGIIKNELLQGMRFSSIQEVRKAVATAVHFYNNERPHMSLDMLTPVQAGEMQGPIRKRWISYREKYLNVALA; from the coding sequence GTGGTCTCTCTTTGCAAATTGTTTGGTGTAACAAAGCAAGCCTTTTATAAGTATGTTGACCATAGTACGGATAGTTCGGCCCGTGAACGTTTTGTTCTTGAGTTTGTCAAACGTGTGCGTTCAAAGGACCCTGGTATTGGGGGGATGAAACTTTGGCTGATGTACCGTAATGAGTTCGGCACCAGCCAGGCCTTTGTTGGGCGTGACTGTTTCTGTGCTATATTGTCCAAGTATAAGCTGACAATACGCAAACGTTTTCGGGCTCCACGTACGACAGACTCCTCTCATCACTTGCCACAGTATCCTGATTTAACCAGGACATTGCTATTAGAACATCCTGATCAGCTGTGGGTTAGTGATATCACTTACATTACCATATGGTTGCCTGACGGCAGTTATGTGTTCTGCTACCTGTCTCTGGTGACAGACGCCTATACGAAGGAGATCATTGGGTATTGCGTAGGTGATACTCTGGGAAGCTGTTACACAGTGGAAGCTCTGGAAATGGCAGTCAGACGCATAGCTGCAAAGGAGATTAAGGGTTTGATCCATCACTCCGACCGAGGCGTACAATATGCCAGTGCGGATTATATTGCCATATTACGACATAACGGGATTCTTCCCAGCATGACAGAGGATGGCAATCCCAAGGACAATGCCATAGCTGAGCGTGTGAATGGCATTATAAAGAATGAATTGCTGCAAGGAATGCGCTTTAGTTCAATACAGGAAGTCAGAAAAGCTGTAGCAACAGCCGTTCACTTCTATAACAACGAAAGGCCTCATATGAGCTTGGATATGCTTACCCCGGTACAGGCAGGAGAAATGCAAGGACCTATCAGGAAAAGATGGATAAGCTACAGAGAAAAGTATCTGAATGTAGCACTTGCTTAA